NNNNNNNNNNNNNNNNNNNNNNNNNNNNNNNNNNNNNNNNNNNNNNNNNNNNNNNNNNNNNNNNNNNNNNNNNNNNNNNNNNNNNNNNNNNNNNNNNNNNNNNNNNNNNNNNNNNNNNNNNNNNNNNNNNNNNNNNNNNNNNNNNNNNNNNNNNNNNNNNNNNNNNNNNNNNNNNNNNNNNNNNNNNNNNNNNNNNNNNNNNNNNNNNNNNNNNNNNNNNNNNNNNNNNNNNNNNNNNNNNNNNNNNNNNNNNNNNNNNNNNNNNNNNNNNNNNNNNNNNNNNNNNNNNNNNNNNNNNNNNNNNNNNNNNNNNNNNNNNNNNNNNNNNNNNNNNNNNNNNNNNNNNNNNNNNNNNNNNNNNNNNNNNNNNNNNNNNNNNNNNNNNNNNNNNNNNNNNNNNNNNNNNNNNNNNNNNNNNNNNNNNNNNNNNNNNNNNNNNNNNNNNNNNNNNNNNNNNNNNNNNNNNNNNNNNNNNNNNNNNNNNNNNNNNNNNNNNNNNNNNNNNNNNNNNNNNNNNNNNNNNNNNNNNNNNNNNNNNNNNNNNNNNNNNNNNNNNNNNNNNNNNNNNNNNNNNNNNNNNNNNNNNNNNNNNNNNNNNNNNNNNNNNNNNNNNNNNNNNNNNNNNNNNNNNNNNNNNNNNNNNNNNNNNNNNNNNNNNNNNNNNNNNNNNNNNNNNNNNNNNNNNNNNNNNNNNNNNNNNNNNNNNNNNNNNNNNNNNNNNNNNNNNNNNNNNNNNNNNNNNNNNNNNNNNNNNNNNNNNNNNNNNNNNNNNNNNNNNNNNNNNNNNNNNNNNNNNNNNNNNNNNNNNNNNNNNNNNNNNNNNNNNNNNNNNNNNNNNNNNNNNNNNNNNNNNNNNNNNNNNNNNNNNNNNNNNNNNNNNNNNNNNNNNNNNNNNNNNNNNNNNNNNNNNNNNNNNNNNNNNNNNNNNNNNNNNNNNNNNNNNNNNNNNNNNNNNNNNNNNNNNNNNNNNNNNNNNNNNNNNNNNNNNNNNNNNNNNNNNNNNNNNNNNNNNNNNNNNNNNNNNNNNNNNNNNNNNNNNNNNNNNNNNNNNNNNNNNNNNNNNNNNNNNNNNNNNNNNNNNNNNNNNNNNNNNNNNNNNNNNNNNNNNNNNNNNNNNNNNNNNNNNNNNNNNNNNNNNNNNNNNNNNNNNNNNNNNNNNNNNNNNNNNNNNNNNNNNNNNNNNNNNNNNNNNNNNNNNNNNNNNNNNNNNNNNNNNNNNNNNNNNNNNNNNNNNNNNNNNNNNNNNNNNNNNNNNNNNNNNNNNNNNNNNNNNNNNNNNNNNNNNNNNNNNNNNNNNNNNNNNNNNNNNNNNNNNNNNNNNNNNNNNNNNNNNNNNNNNNNNNNNNNNNNNNNNNNNNNNNNNNNNNNNNNNNNNNNNNNNNNNNNNNNNNNNNNNNNNNNNNNNNNNNNNNNNNNNNNNNNNNNNNNNNNNNNNNNNNNNNNNNNNNNNNNNNNNNNNNNNNNNNNNNNNNNNNNNNNNNNNNNNNNNNNNNNNNNNNNNNNNNNNNNNNNNNNNNNNNNNNNNNNNNNNNNNNNNNNNNNNNNNNNNNNNNNNNNNNNNNNNNNNNNNNNNNNNNNNNNNNNNNNNNNNNNNNNNNNNNNNNNNNNNNNNNNNNNNNNNNNNNNNNNNNNNNNNNNNNNNNNNNNNNNNNNNNNNNNNNNNNNNNNNNNNNNNNNNNNNNNNNNNNNNNNNNNNNNNNNNNNNNNNNNNNNNNNNNNNNNNNNNNNNNNNNNNNNNNNNNNNNNNNNNNNNNNNNNNNNNNNNNNNNNNNNNNNNNNNNNNNNNNNNNNNNNNNNNNNNNNNNNNNNNNNNNNNNNNNNNNNNNNNNNNNNNNNNNNNNNNNNNNNNNNNNNNNNNNNNNNNNNNNNNNNNNNNNNNNNNNNNNNNNNNNNNNNNNNNNNNNNNNNNNNNNNNNNNNNNNNNNNNNNNNNNNNNNNNNNNNNNNNNNNNNNNNNNNNNNNNNNNNNNNNNNNNNNNNNNNNNNNNNNNNNNNNNNNNNNNNNNNNNNNNNNNNNNNNNNNNNNNNNNNNNNNNNNNNNNNNNNNNNNNNNNNNNNNNNNNNNNNNNNNNNNNNNNNNNNNNNNNNNNNNNNNNNNNNNNNNNNNNNNNNNNNNNNNNNNNNNNNNNNNNNNNNNNNNNNGTATTACATGCTGTGCACAGATTATacaagtaataagagtaaagtaacataattgttataagatacatgactccacaatattcatacaggtggtcttttaccctacagcagtacatggtttcatttgagtttttatctcatatatagtacatgttgccttacatattcagtacattatttcgtactgacgtccctcttggggacctgcattccatgctgtaggtacagaagctaataaacctccctagtaagagtacaggatatcaaccgcagtcattgagctccaggttgcttcggggctttgagtcttatcatatctttttgcattgtatagtatcttatcatgaggcggggcctgtcccgacccttataagataacgtttcttgtctagaggctttgtagactacgtaaagtatagtatggtcatgtatcgtatcgtagacattgtggctccaacggcctagtcatataatatcttttggcttgctagtcctatttatcttttgagggtatgtttagtatgaaagtaacttataatgttcataggtaatgtattgctacaggttggttctcccgagccttaccggcaatgggtgccagtccgccttaataagatttggggcgtgacatgaagactcaacttacttcagtccctgtgttgactttgcctgataatacagatggttttgtggtgtattgcgatgcctctggagttggtttaggttgtgtgttgatgcaaagaggtaaggttatagcctatgcctctagatagttaaagtctcttaaaaagaattacccaatctatgatcttgaattagctgctgtagttttttgctttgaaaatatggagacactatttgtatggtgtttatgttgatgtgtttactgatcataagatcctacaatatgtattactcagagggagttgaatcttaggcagaggaggtggttagaattattaaaagactatgatatgagtgtgttatatcacctggacaaggccaatgtagtggaagatgcccttaacaggttgtccatgggtagtgttactcatatgGAAGAAGTTAAGAAAGAGTTATCTTGTGATGTGCACCATCTGGCTaaattgggtgttaggttgcttaaATCcactgagggaagtactttggtgcagagtagttctgaatcctctttagtttcgaaagttaaggagaagtaagacagagatcctagtttggtctgAAGGAGTCaattaaggaccaaaaagtaaaggttttcttccaagggggagatggcatgttgagattgtagggtagattatgtgtttcatgtgttgataatttgaggcagaggattatgttTGAAGCGCATGGCACgtggtattctatttatcccggcgctactaagatgtaccacgacttgcggagaatctattggtggagtggtataaacaagaatatagctgagtttgtagcaaagcgTGCAACGTcacaataggttaaggtagaacaaCAAGGagctggtggtgtgatgcaagagtttggtatacccacttggaagtaggaagaggtgaatatggacttcgtgactagtttacctctttcgcgtcgtcaacatgattctctttgggttattatagacaggttgactaagttcgTACATTTTTTGCCCATGCATATATATtatacagttgaggattatgctagattgtatatccaggagctagtcaggctgcatggagttcccttatctatcattttgaataggggtactcagtttacttctcagttttggagagcatttcagcagggtcttagtacccaagttcatttaagttctacttttcatccgcagacagatggtcaggctgagaggaccattcaaactctagaatatatgttgagggcatgtgctcttgacttcaaaggtagttgggatgagcatttgccattgatagagtttgcttataacaatagttaccatgctagcatcaagatggtatgatttaaggctttgtatggtagaagatgtagatcacctataggttggtttgaagtgggtgaaactgcaGTGATTAAACCTGAtgcggtatttgaggctatggaaatggtgaagttgattagagaaaggttgaagacaactcagagtcatcaaaagtcatatgttgaggtgagaagaagggatcttgagtttgaggtgggtaatTTAGTATACTtaaatatttcacccatgaaaggggtgaagagttttagtaaaaaaggaaagcttagtcctcattaCATGGGCCCCTATAGAGTCGTGAGTcatgttggtaaagtagcctatgaagttgagttgcctgtagatttgTCAGCcgtttatcctatttttcatgtctccatgcttaaaaagcatatagGTAATTCTCTTGCAGTAGATCCTTCAGAGgttgctgatattcagaacagtctgtcattcgatgagattcctgttgagatcctatATTTTTAGATCCATagattgagaaacaaaaaaattcccttggtcaaagttttatggcggaaccagtctatggagggtgctacttgggaggcagaagaagacacatgagccaagtacccgcacctcttctccACGAGTTCAAATTAAtacgaaggtattattcttccttaattcagcccttctaatctaaagttcaactATACATCTATTCttacatgagttcttgcaatttctgaagTATTCAATAGTTTAGAAAAATTTTAAGCtcgtttagcaaattgcttcagctatgtgtactcagcTTTTCCTGTGTTCgtagtctaactagcgacattgaaggacgaatattcccaagggggagattgatgtatgagcagatgctaacacatttgaggcttttaactaaaaataattataaggtcttaagcaacttttttcatttttgattgttttctatttgattatgcaggaaagtcaagatgaaagaaaaccaaagaaaataagagaaaaagaggtgaatttagaacaagtggccatgaaagtgtagttgatgacttgtctgataagtcatcaaatttgtgataattTATCAGAGTTATCGTCAGCTGTAGACAGTGTGAGGAAGTTGGAGCAGAAATGtgatgacatctctgataagttgtcataattctgataagccatcaagaatgccGTCAACCTAAGCCAGTATATGAGATTTAAAGTTAAGAAGTGACGACATTATCTGGTATTTCATTAAAATCCTAATAAGTCATCAAAgtcatcgtcaaccttaggcagtgTATGAGATTTAGCTAAAAGAAGTAACAACAACGTGTAATAGGCCATCAGAGTTGTGTTAAGccgtcaggcttaggcagtgcTTGAGGACTTAAAGTGAAGAAGCAACGAcaattttgataagtcgtcacatgtctgataagccgttAGGCTTCATCATCAGCTGAAGACAAaacttgttcaaatatgaagaggagctgacgacattcttgataagacATCATACTGCTGATAAGCCTTCACACACATTGTCTTCTGTCCAAGAAAATACTGTGatatgtgattttgtttccataattaggatgaagtattcaaagcatatgttagggttttctaataaaaGGGgtggaacatcttgaacttattcgaagggagtttacttttctttttggctctcttaacttggaattcaattttttcaactctttgatttggttgtgggaattttctcttgaacttggaagagaatcaacttcagacttcatcttttgtaagtttaattactttgaatgatgattataattattgctatctctttctttctcatgtggaactaaaacctacaactagggttgtggaatctatgattattccccatggatttaatagttggctagggtttgagtgattgtggggacatcttgataattcctttgttatgattgttatttattggttgcaaataataaatCCCGCCTCATGttgattttctcaaaatgagaaataaactaaaggtagcgaattatcaacaaggatttgggaaggttaagctcccatctaatgattgatgctgtaacaagattgattaacttgagataaaatcagtacaaatagaatgatttcctaagttcgagagaattagggagttcaccatctaagtaggttgagaaaccCTTAGATGGATTGTCGAAATTGATAGTTtagtgtttcccacaagtcatgagaacctaACACTACAACTactatttaatggggattaataatcatagtgatcacaaccctagtttctctatcaCTGATtttaactattgaaattttagttttaagctctaaagcaagttaaaactttaacatttgtttgatcatcaaaaacccttattttatcttttagtaTCATTTGTTTAAAATCAACTTATAGctgtagtttcaaattagtttaatcgttACTCATATTGCTCCTTGTGGATTCGTccctgactctaaagttgggtaaatatattgatgacgactgcCTTGTACTAAATTAATGTGCAATTTGAGCGTTATTAGAGATATTgcaagaccccgcaaaattttcctcgtagtctgagccttagagcatgtcaagtgaagtgtaattcctaccctaaaagattgaaaagTGACTTcccaactaattaatattttaaccTTGATTGAATTTTCCAAAAATGACTTTCTGTCATGTggaaacttgaattatctttccaacgataccaatttcatccaaatccgatattggggtgagaagttatgtcTGTTTTACTAAGAGTTATCGGACTTGCTTAGGTGCGACGggtaggttgacggaccgtcgagcttgtgatggaccgtcgcctaaACTGTTGCAACCTAGGCAGTAACTCCCTCTTCTGGCCGAAGTGCGATGGACAAGACaacggaccatcaagctagcgacggaccatctcTAAGACCGTCGCAACTGAGATAGTGTGGCCTTTTTCTTACCAACATGCACCGGATGATCTGACGGGCCGTCAGACTAGCGACGAATCATCACACCGACCATCGCAAATCccattcattatttttaagtcatttttaaaagaaattttggtcttttccctttttaatacttagatataTGCAAAATGAAGCATATgacttcattatctcccaaaacattcaaaggctagggtttcttcctcaagaacaaacccaaaacccttctccaagaaattcaagaactcaccatagattctacaaattacGTTGAGATTCTAGTTCCCCAAgtccaaggcttcaagaacctctctcaagagtaagaagaagagtctcaagcaagtttgTTTATCTAAGTTACAAtctaaaggtatgtggggtttgaacaaggacaagtgtttcgtttttgtgcccaaaacttgttttaaattacaaagatatatggctttatgagttctcctatgaatttaaagtgtgggttcatacccaatattactatgcatgggattttgagatttgccaatgttctagaaattgaagtacatgagtatgttaaGATATTAAGACAAATTGTTGAACATTCCAGATTTCCATATGATTTGTGTATCCTTATaacatctagtatgcattttgatgagtcttaacttgagatttgattatgggtcactaaaccctacttgagatttcagttttttatgaacttttgtgctataagcacccatgatttgagtattttgagatcattgagaaagttttgacctcaatggtcatagtagctttgaaatccatgTTACCAAATGAGATTACgaattttatagttgggttcttatgaaccatgagattattttaaagtggatttccatgagatgagcatagctaactaaagggagtagtatttagcactgagttgggtaagttactatggtttcataccccagaactacgtgccatcgaagaattgagatttatgggctcaaggccgagataagtgatcactgagttgaggttatacttactggcaagagtatgatgcctatctccaatgtgaggtttcttccttaggaggataagacgttggactccatgtagctcgcatggtgtatgtcgattaagagaacctctctGCTAGTAAACAGTGAGTAAacaacttttgagtatttttccctaatagtaagattttcagaatagtttcttgaagtaaaattttcccaagaaggaagtagttttctttACCAGTAAGAGTAAATAATCAGCTTTTAAACCAAACTTATATAATTTCGAGTTCCAAGTGTCCTGAGTGTAAAGGAattctaagttcttgagcattaaagaagttttactctctatgagatatatgcatgagttgaaagtattgtttaaagcttcctttagccttcgagtaatgagaataagaggagagtatagattttaaatctaaagtataatgactcacgagatttgtgttacatgcttcattctacatgatttatgagcttattATATTAGACTTATTCAttctatgtgagtcattcatatttgcatgcatgatttgattaaagagtattgatattgttttatgtaaatgcatacaccccaatatactcagtacattcccaagtactgatccacatatacgtctatgtgctacattattttataatgtaggttcaggtgctcagtcccagcctcgccaGTGATTTccaagtacctttgtctacatctctacagtggtgagtcctcatggttcgaggacctatcttcagatattccagtattttagtaaacatattattgctttcagttcaatttgagtcagttaggacctgtcccaatggctctctagttcatgtagtagtagagactttgtcagactagtatcagattgttagtatgttgagattttcagTATTGTGGGCATTTGGACCaggtattttcttcgtattttctatcatttgatatgacagtgctagtattttgtttatttctttttgaaatgagttattttatatagtgacaggctcaaagggttagcttggggctacttatagccttaagcaccgtgtgacgtcccgggaggaGATTTCGGGTCGTTATAATTGTCCACGCTCCAAATGTTCATCCCTGGGcgtgcgggggggggggggggggggggggggttgggagccccccatcttatattgtccacgctccagatgtccagccCTGGGCGTGCGGGGGGTTTTGGAGTCCCACATCAATGgattaaagggtccttggtctccttagcCTTGGATAATCCTCCCCTCATAagttagcttttgaggttgagttaggccaaaagtgtatttatttatcATAATGTATTGAAAAGAATCAGGAGTCCTAATTTAAACGgagatctttttatttttttatttatgttaatGAGGTGTATTCTAGCATGCAGGTCTCCTTACAGGAATTGGTTTGCGCAAGGAAAAGGTAGTTGTAACCTAAGGGAGGCAAACAAGCAATATATACACAGCATTGTAAGCAATTGAGTAGCACATTTTTACGCATCCACAGATCTGGAAAactataaaagaaagaaagagcaaGACGATGAAAACTAGCAACTGGAAATATCAAGTTATTACTAGGTGGCAGTTTTGGTGTCGATTTTAGTTTTGCATTAGAAGTTTTAACTGAGTTGTAATAGCTTCTGTTTAGTGTTAGAAGTGAAGTGTTTGTGAGGCGTTATAACAAGATTAGAAGTGAAGTGTTTGTGAGGCGTTATATCAAGAATAACTTCTGTTTAGTGTTAGAAGTGAAGTGTTTGTGAGGCGTTATAACAAGAAACGAGTTTGACTTATTGGAGCGGTGAACTAGTGCATAGAACTGTTATAGTTAACTGTTGAGGTGAGGTACTCGAGTTAATCCCTTAGATTGCTGAGTTTTAATCTGAAATGTTGATGTTGTGAAGATAGAGGATATTGGTGTTGAAATCCTCCTAGTGTTTATGGTGTGAAGATAGTGGAGATTGGTGTTGAAATCCTCCTAGTATATCATTTGTGTTtagtttagtttaattttaatgcATACTGTAGTTTCTTTGAACAAGGTTCCTAATACGTGTGGTGGAGTTAGCCATTTTATTAGAGGAATGCTTCtattatcaagcataaaaaagtttctttctcccaGTTATGTGGCAGTACAATTCTTCCGTAAAGTAAAGGAACATTTcacttttcctccatttttcttttcttcattttccattcacatttcATCACTAGAGcccaacaaaataaataacaacagcaacttaataatataataatcaaaacacaataGATAATGAtagatatcaaaagaaagattaaaaaatGTCATACTACCTTCCAAATGCAGAGATCCAATATATAATCTTTTAAGAACTGTTAAGTTGGATAGGTTTCTTGGAAAAGTTCCAGCAAACTCATTGTGAGTCAGTGACAAGACTTCATGAAGCTTTATGCATTTCTCCAGGTTTGGTGGAATAACGCCACCTATATAGTTTCTTGAGAGGTAAAAACCTTCCAAGTTCGGAAGATGGTCACACATGGAAGCTTACCAGTAAGATTGTTATACGTAAAACCAATGTGTTGCATTGTTTTAATGTTAAATATCGATGGAGGTATAGAGCCGCTAAGGTGGTTTAGTTGCAGGTTTAAAAAATTCAGGCAGGGAAGATCACCGAGTTCCCAAGGTATTTCTCCTTCAAGAAAATTTCTCTCCAAGTTCAACACTTCCAGCTTTGTAAGATTCGAAAGGCAAGAAGGAATTTTCCCCGAAAATTGGTTGCTCGAGAGATACTGAGCGTAGGTTTGATAACAAACTTAAAAATGATGGAACAGCTCCGGTGAAGTCTTTTCTTGTGGCATTAATCACTTTCAACCTctgcagatgagccaactctttcgGAAAATCTCCATGGAAAGTGTTGTTACTGattgttcgcaacaaattttcgttgtacggaaaattaactgcaagtaaaaataaaaataaataaaaagaataattttacttAAAGTAATTCTGTGGGTACATTTctgttattctctcgattcttctccCCTAAGCTTTTACGTAATTCGAGGACCTTTGTAGCGTAATTCTCGAACTTtcggatgatttgagcctcccaGGAATTTGTTTGGATTTCTAGGAATTGTTTGACAgcacttcgtcttgtcgagttgaCCTTCGGGCAGAACTCCGTTAGTCGATTCGTTGAAGAGCTGTatagtcaatgcagaagctttctccaatgcttgcagaatcCCCCTAGAAAATTGTGTAACCCTCTATGTATAGTTATAGGGGTAGGCAATCCAAGTGTAAATAACCTCTTTTGCCTTATTTTGATTGTTCCatttaattttcaagcttatcacaaatgttatgtgacaaggttgcttgtgattggccaaaaacatgtcatttgggacacttggtgatgttttattggctcttgaacttgacttggattgccacatCATTGGATATGTGTGGTCTTGCTTAATTGATCtttaatttgactgggatgccacatcacttgacacgtggcataagtttgggcctcaaggtgagatggaccttgaagtctttgatgaggaataaaatgagcttattatttttataacccaaaataattttaggttcaataaaatatgggtcaaatctaatttttatatgaatttgacccaataaattttacgtgtctacactGATGTCGAGGGAAACAAGAAATGAGAGGTTTCCAAGGTGTGGAGGAATGGTACCATGAAGTTGCATGCTAGAAATGTTTAAAGCAGTGACTCGATGGTGGCGGAAGCTATAAGCGATTCCGATCCAGCTGCAAACCGGGTTGGAAGAAGACCAATTGCTTGCTAAGATGTCGTTAGGATGAGACCAAGTGTATGATTTCAGTGCAAGAAGAGCAGCTTCATCAGTGTTAAGTGTTAATATTGAGGATAGTAGCATGTGAAGTTTGATGATAGACCAGAATGAATACTGCAAGAGCAAAGAGGAGATGGCAAGTTTTGTCCATAATTTATATGACAAGCAGGATTTTATTTATTCTCTAAAAGAAGAATTGATGATGCAAAGCAATGATCTTAGAAGATCTatttaatgatataaaattcgttGGAGTTCTTTTTGGTAATAGTCGACGGGGGAAATTGTTAGTGAATTCTAATCAAAAGTTTTGTTGGGTCCCAATGttgttgaaattaattaaaaaagggTGGTTGTTAAACAGAAGCATGATTGTTTTAAGTATATAAAGTTAACATGATAGACATAGGAAGCTACGTTAATATTttaaaaggcataatacataaaacaTTCTTCTTTAACTTAACctcaatttatatttatgatttttaattttgaatgtgcacaaatagatatttaaaattgtataaaattgaataaatagacaCACATATTCTATGCGACACAGTACACGTAGGAGGCCATGTGGAACATGAATTGGCCACATAGAATGCAGGTGTctatttgttcaattttatacaaatttaagtgtctacttatgtatacctatatgtgaaatatataaatataatttgaagcCAAGTTAAAagatatatttgtatattatgGCTATTTAAATCGTATAGAACTCTGGCGGAACATTTTTGCATTCTTAAGCATTATATTTTTGGTACAACTAGTTGTCGTCACTATCATATCATCATGTACCAATATACCATATTATAAGCGGAAGCCCCAAAATAACCATTAAAAGCTAAATGATTGTTTTGcccttcaattttatttttttccacatATTGTTTTGCCCTTCAAGCAAGCATTATTTCAAAGAAAATGTAGGTGAaaaaatgtaaatatatttatatttagaaAAGTTTAAAAGGCTTAACAACCATAACAAAAGCAGAATGTAACATCGTAACAAAGAGAATTGTGATCGCCAT
The Capsicum annuum cultivar UCD-10X-F1 chromosome 6, UCD10Xv1.1, whole genome shotgun sequence DNA segment above includes these coding regions:
- the LOC124899467 gene encoding putative receptor-like protein kinase At3g47110, which encodes MLLSSILTLNTDEAALLALKSYTWSHPNDILASNWSSSNPVCSWIGIAYSFRHHRVTALNISSMQLHGTIPPHLGNLSFLVSLDISVDTGILQALEKASALTIQLFNESTNGVLPEGQLDKTKCCQTIPRNPNKFLGGSNHPKVRELRYKGPRITNNTFHGDFPKELAHLQRLKVINATRKDFTGAVPSFLSLLSNLRSVSLEQPIFGENSFLPFESYKAGSVELGEKFS